A region of the Vigna unguiculata cultivar IT97K-499-35 chromosome 9, ASM411807v1, whole genome shotgun sequence genome:
AGATACCatgcaagaaaaataaatttatgttaagCAATCATTAAAAaggaaatttgttttttcattcaGTAGCTGTCACTTTACACTTCAATGTAAATTAAGACtgtgataaaaacaaaatcgaggacaatgatattttcatatctaaaattatattataaacttaaattttaaagtaatttaaggGTAGGTATCCAGCTGGCATCCAAAGAACAAGGTACTGTTGAAACtacattttacataaaaaaaggCTTCACCATTTCCTCCTCATGTGACAAGGTACTGTTGGAATTCATCATTGTCagtcttctttttcattttcaattttgaattcCATTTCCATAACACAAATCCTTAATCAAGGATGTTCATATATATATGTGGTGGTTTACGTCTTTAACGTACGAACTTCATTATTAAATCAAGGAATGTTAGCTATGAACAGAGCAAAGGGTTATGCATTCGAAGAAATAATAAGAAGATTATTAGCCATTAATTTTTGTGTTGGAATTCGAAGTGTACCTTGATGGTGAATGAGTTTAACATGGTATCATCAGCAGCACAGTTAATGTTGACATGGAGGATTTCTAGTGCGAGATCTTCGAGCGCTGTGATTATCTTCAGAGCCTGTCCGGGAATTCGTTGAGACACCGTTTTGAGAAGAACGTGGGGCCCTGAAAACTTGACCTCCACATCAGCAGTGGCGGATTTGGAGTTCGCAACAAGCTCGTTGATGTTGTCGTTGATGGAGGAATTAGCAGAAGAAGTGGGAGAAGGGTCCAGAGAGTTGGACATGGTTGGTGAAATCATGTTGTTGTACCCTTGCTGCAACCTTGGCCTGTAAGGACTTCCTGGTTGTGGAGTTCTTGGGCTAATGGGCAGGTTTAGTCTCGGGCTCAGAGGTGGTTTCCGAGGACTCAGAGGTGAGGGCCTTGGGCTTGAAACAAGCCTAGGGCTTAACACTTCACTGTAAACTTTCCTTTGTTTCTTGGCCTCCAGGGCTTGGAGCACCTGCTGCAACTCGTTGATGTAATCAACCACACCTCCGATTATTGATG
Encoded here:
- the LOC114162401 gene encoding transcription factor SPEECHLESS; the protein is MDDNLCDIFDDKEFGSDHFGGDDLFAILESLESDLTHFPPINQEAVAVSKENEDVSRLVSQKSTSSSAPQDYSETEFETSSKTKRQKLTPTTSEEANPDGQQRMSHITVERNRRKQMNEHLSVLRSLMPCFYVKRGDQASIIGGVVDYINELQQVLQALEAKKQRKVYSEVLSPRLVSSPRPSPLSPRKPPLSPRLNLPISPRTPQPGSPYRPRLQQGYNNMISPTMSNSLDPSPTSSANSSINDNINELVANSKSATADVEVKFSGPHVLLKTVSQRIPGQALKIITALEDLALEILHVNINCAADDTMLNSFTIKIGIECQLSAEELAQQIQQTFC